From Agromyces sp. SYSU T00194, a single genomic window includes:
- a CDS encoding ABC transporter permease, with product MDETQGTEDRGAQPATGTEETAVVVEGMRTSAITSVDDAQGGRERAPRGGGLSKRMRLLILNAVSIVGGIGIWWLLALNGFQLPTPPEVVAKAIQLWNAGILQEDIMASLGRVLAGFLLGSAAAIPVGFLMGWYTTARGLFEPWIQFFRTIPPLALLPLVLVLLGIGEIPKIVVIFLAAFLACVISTYQGVVSVDRTLINAARVLGAKDGTIFVRVVVPASTPFILVGMRVGLGSAWATLVAAELLAAQAGLGRRMQEAQIYYDLATIFVGIALIGILGLVMDRLLLFAETQLTGWQERR from the coding sequence ATGGACGAGACGCAGGGCACCGAGGACCGGGGCGCGCAGCCCGCGACCGGCACCGAGGAGACCGCGGTCGTCGTCGAGGGGATGCGCACGAGCGCGATCACCTCGGTCGACGACGCGCAGGGCGGCCGGGAGCGCGCACCGCGCGGCGGCGGGCTCTCGAAGCGCATGCGGCTGCTGATCCTCAACGCCGTCTCGATCGTCGGCGGCATCGGCATCTGGTGGCTGCTCGCGCTGAACGGCTTCCAGCTGCCGACACCGCCCGAGGTCGTGGCGAAGGCGATCCAGCTCTGGAACGCCGGCATCCTCCAGGAGGACATCATGGCGAGCCTCGGGCGCGTGCTCGCGGGCTTCCTGCTCGGCTCGGCCGCGGCCATCCCGGTCGGCTTCCTGATGGGCTGGTACACCACCGCCCGCGGCCTGTTCGAGCCGTGGATCCAGTTCTTCCGCACCATCCCGCCGCTCGCCCTGCTGCCGCTCGTGCTCGTGCTGCTCGGCATCGGCGAGATCCCGAAGATCGTGGTCATCTTCCTGGCCGCGTTCCTCGCCTGCGTCATCTCGACCTACCAGGGCGTCGTGAGCGTGGACCGCACGCTCATCAACGCGGCCCGCGTGCTCGGCGCGAAGGACGGCACGATCTTCGTGCGCGTCGTCGTGCCCGCCTCGACGCCGTTCATCCTGGTCGGCATGCGCGTCGGCCTCGGATCGGCGTGGGCCACCCTCGTCGCCGCCGAGCTGCTCGCCGCGCAGGCCGGCCTCGGCCGACGGATGCAGGAGGCGCAGATCTACTACGACCTGGCGACCATCTTCGTGGGCATCGCCCTGATCGGGATCCTCGGTCTCGTGATGGATCGCCTGCTGCTCTTCGCCGAAACCCAGCTGACCGGATGGCAGGAACGCCGATGA
- a CDS encoding sulfatase-like hydrolase/transferase, translated as MPSNILFLMTDQHRADTLGAYGNALAATPVLDELARTGTRFDRWYTPTAICTPARASLLTGQAPFRHRVLANHERNVGYLEDLDEGTFTFVEALRDEGYNTGLVGKWHAGTEKQAADFGFDGPDLPGWHNPVENEDYLGYLRERGLPPYAISDRIRGTLPNGGPGNLLAARLHQPVEATFEHYLATRTIELLERYAAEGERDGTPFFLELNFFGPHLPYIVPDEYFDMFDPADIELPKSISETFEGKPPVQRNYSAHWTFDTMPIEVTRKLIAVYWGYVALIDMEIGRVMDALECLGLVDDTAVFFTCDHGEFTGAHRLHDKGPAMYEDIYRTPGIVRIPGAPAGQVRTEFVSLLDCTATILDLAGLDPSPAVDSRSLVPLVAGEQVEWDADIVCEFHGHHFPYPQRMLREDRYKLVVNPDSVNELYDLERDPDELQNVYAHPEMEPVRGRMMQRLYRVLRDRGDKFYHWMTTMYDVGEVDYDPTQSGLDETTYQADERAAAASAGMGRADAAGADAMPVAPDAPAVPAPAGLEASDPAPERRTA; from the coding sequence ATGCCGAGTAACATCCTCTTCCTCATGACCGACCAGCACCGGGCGGACACGCTCGGGGCGTATGGGAACGCGTTGGCGGCGACCCCGGTGCTCGATGAGCTGGCCCGCACGGGCACGCGCTTCGACCGCTGGTACACGCCGACCGCGATCTGCACGCCGGCTCGTGCGAGCCTGCTGACCGGTCAGGCCCCGTTCCGGCATCGCGTGCTCGCCAACCACGAGCGCAACGTCGGGTACCTGGAGGATCTCGACGAGGGCACGTTCACCTTCGTCGAGGCCCTCCGGGACGAGGGGTACAACACGGGACTGGTCGGCAAGTGGCATGCCGGCACCGAGAAGCAGGCCGCCGACTTCGGCTTCGACGGCCCCGACCTTCCCGGCTGGCACAATCCCGTGGAGAACGAGGACTACCTCGGCTACCTGCGCGAGCGTGGCCTGCCGCCGTACGCGATCAGCGACCGCATCCGCGGCACCCTGCCGAACGGTGGGCCGGGCAACCTCTTGGCTGCCCGGCTCCACCAGCCGGTGGAGGCGACGTTCGAGCACTACCTGGCCACGCGCACGATCGAGTTGCTGGAGCGGTACGCCGCCGAGGGCGAGCGGGACGGCACGCCGTTCTTCCTCGAGCTGAACTTCTTCGGGCCGCACCTGCCGTACATCGTGCCCGACGAGTACTTCGACATGTTCGATCCGGCCGACATCGAGTTGCCGAAGTCGATCTCGGAGACGTTCGAGGGCAAGCCACCGGTGCAGCGCAACTACAGCGCGCACTGGACCTTCGACACCATGCCGATCGAGGTGACGCGCAAGCTCATCGCGGTGTACTGGGGCTACGTGGCCCTGATCGACATGGAGATCGGCCGGGTCATGGACGCGCTCGAGTGCCTGGGCCTGGTCGACGACACGGCGGTGTTCTTCACCTGCGACCACGGCGAGTTCACGGGCGCGCACCGGCTGCACGACAAGGGCCCGGCGATGTACGAGGACATCTACCGCACCCCCGGCATCGTCCGCATCCCGGGTGCGCCGGCCGGGCAGGTGCGGACCGAGTTCGTCAGCCTGCTGGACTGCACCGCCACGATCCTCGACCTGGCGGGCCTGGACCCGTCGCCGGCGGTCGATTCGCGCAGCCTGGTGCCGCTCGTGGCGGGGGAGCAGGTCGAGTGGGATGCCGACATCGTGTGCGAGTTCCACGGGCACCACTTCCCGTACCCGCAGCGGATGCTCCGGGAGGACCGTTACAAGCTGGTCGTGAACCCCGACTCGGTGAACGAGCTGTACGACCTCGAGCGCGATCCCGACGAGCTCCAGAACGTGTACGCGCACCCCGAGATGGAGCCCGTGCGCGGCCGGATGATGCAGCGGCTGTACCGCGTGCTGCGCGACCGGGGCGACAAGTTCTACCACTGGATGACGACCATGTACGACGTCGGCGAGGTCGACTACGACCCCACCCAGAGCGGACTCGACGAGACCACCTACCAGGCCGACGAGCGGGCCGCCGCGGCATCCGCGGGCATGGGGCGAGCGGATGCCGCCGGGGCCGACGCGATGCCGGTCGCCCCCGACGCGCCGGCCGTGCCGGCACCCGCCGGGCTCGAGGCATCCGACCCCGCACCGGAACGGCGCACCGCATGA
- a CDS encoding nuclear transport factor 2 family protein: MFAATPTAGAPTTSLRDRAEIAEVLSRYSQGVDQRRWDLFASAFAPGARIRMTLFPGRSYTAAEFRGFLADGYDGVRLSGQHALANPLVTFADDQATSAVEFLATTLEATGADGRTVRGTAAGLYLDRWTRTDAGWRIRERLLVLKTLDERPVEPAPALRDAILGTRDAFVATGPHTPIRFLEGDPMPLTPDDLAARAEIHDVLIAYCQAQDQELWSLWDRVFTPDATVRMPGVTDAAFTPDQLQGFLRQFNATRVSGQHTVSNVLVDLDGDTARTVSELTAVTLQTTDREGVLKRSRSAGLYVDDFVRTDEGWRIRSRTTLQKLVEIDDVEYDPALIATFALSKEHGFTID; the protein is encoded by the coding sequence ATGTTCGCGGCGACGCCGACCGCCGGGGCCCCGACGACCTCGCTCCGCGACCGCGCGGAGATCGCCGAGGTGCTGTCGCGGTACAGCCAGGGCGTCGACCAGCGACGCTGGGACCTCTTCGCGTCGGCGTTCGCGCCCGGCGCGCGCATCCGCATGACCCTGTTCCCCGGCCGCTCCTACACCGCGGCCGAGTTCCGCGGATTCCTCGCCGACGGCTACGACGGCGTGCGACTCTCGGGCCAGCACGCGCTCGCCAACCCGCTCGTGACGTTCGCCGACGACCAGGCGACCAGCGCGGTCGAGTTCCTCGCGACGACGCTCGAGGCGACCGGCGCCGACGGCCGGACGGTCCGCGGCACCGCCGCCGGGCTCTACCTCGACCGATGGACGCGCACCGACGCGGGCTGGCGCATCCGGGAGCGCCTGCTGGTGCTGAAGACGCTCGACGAGCGCCCGGTCGAGCCGGCGCCCGCGCTGCGCGACGCGATCCTCGGCACCCGGGACGCCTTCGTGGCGACCGGCCCGCACACCCCCATCCGATTCCTCGAAGGAGACCCCATGCCCCTCACCCCCGACGACCTCGCCGCCCGCGCCGAGATCCACGACGTGCTGATCGCGTACTGCCAGGCGCAGGACCAGGAGCTCTGGTCGCTCTGGGACCGCGTGTTCACGCCCGACGCCACCGTGCGCATGCCGGGCGTGACCGACGCGGCGTTCACGCCCGACCAGCTGCAGGGATTCCTCCGGCAGTTCAATGCGACGCGGGTCTCCGGCCAGCACACCGTGTCCAACGTGCTCGTCGACCTCGACGGCGACACCGCGCGCACCGTCAGCGAGCTGACCGCGGTCACGCTGCAGACCACCGACCGCGAGGGCGTGCTCAAGCGCTCCCGCAGCGCGGGGCTCTACGTCGACGACTTCGTGCGCACCGACGAGGGCTGGCGGATCCGCAGCCGCACGACGCTCCAGAAGCTGGTCGAGATCGACGACGTCGAGTACGACCCCGCGCTCATCGCCACCTTCGCCCTGTCGAAGGAGCATGGCTTCACGATCGACTGA
- a CDS encoding NAD(P)-dependent oxidoreductase has translation MAHIAVLGATGRTGREIVVRALAKGHHVTALVRRPDALGVEDEHLSVVVGDATDRDAIDRVLDGVDAVVSSLGRPAAGFTRAEIDDGEEVYVCETSTRHLFDLGPAHGVDRMFFMSTHGAGTSNDGSPYVVRLLELVGNRVVDKDRMEAFLAASDAPIRWTVCRNPYIYEGPVGQPHGVHESIELDSSSQVTYADLAEFAIGEVLDPQYAGKFLTITEPLDPARRRPQ, from the coding sequence ATGGCGCACATCGCCGTACTCGGCGCGACCGGCAGGACCGGACGGGAGATCGTCGTCCGCGCCCTCGCGAAGGGCCATCACGTCACCGCACTCGTCCGCCGCCCCGACGCACTCGGCGTCGAGGACGAGCACCTCTCGGTCGTCGTCGGCGACGCGACCGACCGAGACGCCATCGACCGCGTGCTCGACGGTGTCGACGCGGTCGTCTCGAGCCTCGGGCGCCCGGCCGCCGGGTTCACCCGCGCCGAGATCGACGACGGCGAGGAGGTGTACGTCTGCGAGACCTCCACCCGTCACCTGTTCGACCTCGGCCCGGCGCACGGCGTGGACCGCATGTTCTTCATGAGCACCCACGGTGCGGGCACGAGCAACGACGGCAGCCCGTACGTGGTCCGGCTGCTCGAGCTCGTCGGCAATCGCGTGGTCGACAAGGACCGCATGGAGGCGTTCCTCGCCGCCAGCGACGCCCCGATCCGCTGGACCGTCTGCCGCAACCCCTACATCTACGAGGGACCGGTCGGGCAGCCCCACGGCGTGCACGAGTCGATCGAGCTCGACTCCAGCTCGCAGGTCACCTACGCCGACCTGGCCGAGTTCGCGATCGGCGAGGTGCTCGACCCGCAGTACGCCGGGAAGTTCCTCACCATCACCGAACCGCTCGACCCCGCGAGGCGGCGCCCGCAGTGA
- a CDS encoding sulfatase family protein has product MSAARRPNIVMILTDDHGSQAIGAYGSQLNATPRIDEIAREGWRFDNCFATNALCSPSRASILTGTYSHVNGVSTLVTPIDASQPTFVSQLKAAGYRTAMVGKWHMGEGEGNTPEGFDYWDILVGHDGQGEYWDPLFLSAEGERIAEGYATDVITDLALDWVERLPGGDPWCVLIYHKAPHRPWEPKPEHAERFRDTLPVPETFWDDYDTRSASTRRALLRLAENLNEEDLKVAPPEGLSYEDAALWKYQRFMEDYLACVASVDDNVGRVIDWLRERGDFEDTMLMYASDQGFFLGEHGWFDKRMMYEESLRMPMLLSYPRRLTGGRVHDGIVTNVDFAQTLLDAADVAHHPRMQGRSFWGDLVGEPSSPPAEGMYYRYWEHDDAFHHAPAHYGYRTDRYKLIYYYNDGLGLPGTGPFTYPPEWELYDLEADPAELRNVAHDPAYRAVREELAAAMWREQERLGDAPHPSQPRPAEVDAVPASG; this is encoded by the coding sequence ATGAGCGCCGCCCGTCGCCCGAACATCGTCATGATCCTGACCGACGACCACGGGTCGCAGGCGATCGGCGCCTACGGGTCGCAGCTGAACGCGACGCCGCGCATCGACGAGATCGCGCGCGAGGGCTGGCGTTTCGACAACTGCTTCGCGACGAACGCGCTGTGCTCGCCGAGCCGGGCGTCGATCCTCACCGGCACCTACAGCCACGTGAACGGCGTCTCGACGCTCGTGACGCCGATCGACGCGAGCCAGCCGACGTTCGTGTCGCAGCTCAAGGCCGCCGGCTACCGCACCGCCATGGTCGGCAAGTGGCACATGGGCGAGGGCGAGGGCAACACGCCCGAGGGGTTCGACTACTGGGACATCCTGGTCGGGCACGACGGGCAGGGCGAGTACTGGGACCCGCTGTTCCTGTCGGCCGAGGGCGAGCGCATCGCCGAGGGGTACGCGACGGACGTCATCACCGACCTGGCCCTCGACTGGGTCGAGCGGCTGCCGGGTGGCGACCCGTGGTGCGTGCTGATCTACCACAAGGCGCCGCACCGGCCGTGGGAGCCCAAGCCGGAGCACGCGGAGCGGTTCCGTGACACGCTGCCGGTGCCGGAGACGTTCTGGGACGACTACGACACCCGGTCGGCGTCGACCCGGCGGGCGCTGCTGCGCCTCGCCGAGAACCTGAACGAGGAGGACCTGAAGGTCGCCCCGCCGGAGGGGCTCTCGTACGAGGACGCGGCGCTGTGGAAGTACCAGCGCTTCATGGAGGACTACCTCGCCTGCGTGGCATCCGTCGACGACAACGTGGGGCGCGTCATCGACTGGCTCCGCGAGCGCGGCGACTTCGAGGACACGATGCTGATGTACGCGTCCGACCAGGGGTTCTTCCTCGGCGAGCACGGCTGGTTCGACAAGCGCATGATGTACGAGGAGTCGCTGCGGATGCCGATGCTCCTGAGCTATCCGCGGCGGCTGACCGGCGGACGGGTGCACGACGGCATCGTCACGAACGTCGACTTCGCGCAGACCCTGCTCGACGCTGCCGACGTGGCGCACCACCCGCGCATGCAGGGCCGGAGCTTCTGGGGCGACCTCGTGGGCGAGCCCTCGTCGCCGCCCGCCGAGGGCATGTACTACCGGTACTGGGAGCACGACGACGCGTTCCACCACGCGCCCGCGCACTACGGCTACCGCACCGACCGGTACAAGCTCATCTACTACTACAACGACGGACTGGGACTGCCCGGCACCGGCCCGTTCACCTACCCGCCGGAGTGGGAGCTGTACGACCTCGAGGCCGATCCGGCCGAGTTGCGCAACGTGGCGCACGACCCGGCGTACCGCGCCGTACGCGAGGAGCTCGCCGCCGCGATGTGGCGCGAGCAGGAGCGGCTGGGCGACGCGCCCCACCCGAGCCAGCCGCGGCCGGCGGAGGTGGATGCGGTGCCGGCCTCCGGGTGA
- a CDS encoding ABC transporter ATP-binding protein yields MTTTTPTSTAKISVREVSKTFPLKGEEFVALDRVSLDIADNEFVTVVGPSGCGKSTLMNVLAGLETPSGGEALVDGKSVSGPGPERGVIFQQYALFPWLTVRKNVEFGLKVAGVSKAERRERAEHFIEMVGLQQFADALPKMLSGGMKQRCAIARAYAVNPSILLMDEPFGALDALTRVKLQEQLLETWSAEKRTVMFITHDVDEAVFLANRVIVMAARPGRIFDVIDVDLPYPRTEDMRLSPEFGELRNRVWHSVYHQNPGSDAGTASSAPRTA; encoded by the coding sequence ATGACCACCACGACCCCCACCTCCACCGCGAAGATCTCGGTGCGCGAGGTCTCGAAGACCTTCCCGCTGAAGGGCGAGGAGTTCGTCGCCCTCGACCGGGTCAGCCTCGACATCGCCGACAACGAGTTCGTCACCGTCGTCGGTCCCTCCGGCTGCGGCAAGTCGACGCTCATGAACGTGCTCGCCGGGCTCGAGACGCCCAGCGGCGGCGAGGCCCTCGTCGACGGGAAGTCGGTCTCCGGCCCCGGACCCGAACGCGGCGTGATCTTCCAGCAGTACGCGCTCTTCCCGTGGCTGACCGTGCGCAAGAACGTCGAGTTCGGGCTCAAGGTCGCCGGCGTCTCGAAGGCCGAGCGCCGCGAGCGCGCCGAGCACTTCATCGAGATGGTCGGCCTGCAGCAGTTCGCCGACGCACTGCCGAAGATGCTCTCCGGTGGCATGAAGCAGCGCTGCGCGATCGCCCGCGCCTACGCCGTCAACCCGTCGATCCTGCTGATGGACGAGCCGTTCGGCGCGCTCGACGCGCTGACCCGCGTGAAGCTGCAGGAGCAGCTGCTCGAGACCTGGAGCGCCGAGAAGCGCACTGTCATGTTCATCACCCACGACGTCGACGAGGCCGTGTTCCTCGCGAACCGGGTCATCGTGATGGCGGCCCGCCCGGGTCGCATCTTCGACGTGATCGACGTCGACCTGCCCTACCCGCGCACCGAGGACATGCGGTTGAGCCCCGAGTTCGGGGAGCTGCGCAACCGCGTCTGGCACTCGGTGTACCACCAGAACCCCGGCAGCGATGCCGGAACCGCGTCGTCCGCTCCGCGGACGGCCTGA
- a CDS encoding aliphatic sulfonate ABC transporter substrate-binding protein has protein sequence MRTHSKLAGIVAAGAAVALALTGCASNASDGADAGSGDEQETIQVNFGYIPDFNGTSLLAIADDQGYWEKYGLEVETPSFTNGPLQIQALGTGDLDFGYIGPGAFWLPASGEAKIVAMNTLGQSDRVVGQPGIETMEDLRGKTVAVPEGTSGDMILTLALQEAGMTKDDVELVPMEPSAIVSALASGQVDGAGFWYPALATVKEQVPDLVEIAQNSDFEDTVAFPTAFVAGNDVVENEPEKVERVLKALRDAITFRYENPDEAVALTAAYNALDEADVAADASNNKVLSLEELDTLTEDGTVDSWLNGMVDYFVGSGKLESTVDTSFYTGDLFLQAGE, from the coding sequence ATGAGGACCCACAGCAAGCTCGCCGGCATCGTCGCCGCAGGCGCGGCCGTCGCACTCGCGCTCACCGGTTGCGCATCCAACGCCTCCGACGGCGCCGACGCCGGATCGGGCGACGAGCAGGAGACCATCCAGGTCAACTTCGGCTACATCCCCGACTTCAACGGCACCAGCCTCCTGGCCATCGCCGACGACCAGGGCTACTGGGAGAAGTACGGCCTCGAGGTCGAGACCCCGTCGTTCACCAACGGCCCCCTCCAGATCCAGGCGCTCGGCACGGGCGACCTCGACTTCGGCTACATCGGGCCGGGCGCCTTCTGGCTGCCCGCGTCGGGCGAGGCGAAGATCGTCGCCATGAACACGCTCGGCCAGTCCGACCGCGTGGTCGGCCAGCCCGGCATCGAGACCATGGAGGACCTGCGCGGCAAGACCGTCGCCGTCCCCGAGGGCACCTCGGGCGACATGATCCTCACGCTCGCGCTGCAGGAGGCGGGCATGACCAAGGACGACGTCGAGCTCGTGCCGATGGAACCGTCCGCGATCGTCTCGGCGCTGGCCTCCGGACAGGTCGACGGCGCCGGGTTCTGGTACCCCGCCCTCGCGACCGTGAAGGAGCAGGTGCCCGACCTCGTCGAGATCGCCCAGAACTCCGACTTCGAGGACACCGTGGCGTTCCCGACCGCGTTCGTGGCCGGCAACGACGTCGTCGAGAACGAGCCCGAGAAGGTCGAGCGCGTGCTCAAGGCGCTGCGCGACGCCATCACGTTCCGCTACGAGAACCCGGACGAGGCCGTGGCCCTGACCGCCGCGTACAACGCCCTCGACGAGGCCGACGTGGCCGCGGACGCCTCGAACAACAAGGTGCTCTCGCTCGAGGAGCTCGACACCCTGACCGAGGACGGCACCGTCGACTCGTGGCTGAACGGCATGGTCGACTACTTCGTCGGCTCCGGCAAGCTCGAGAGCACGGTCGACACCTCGTTCTACACCGGCGACCTCTTCCTGCAGGCGGGCGAGTAA
- a CDS encoding ROK family transcriptional regulator, which produces MSTTTGVHALVRRTHEERVLAALRTHGALSRGELARQVGLSRTTLSEITAQLLQRGAIIVADTDAATRAGSGRPAERLALDPDSGQFLGVDFGHRRVHVAVADASHEVVAQGVERYADDTPWADRLEIAFAVIDRISRETGVHYGALQSVGIGVPGPYTGAAAGAPAVNWKARLAPEGVETAFAERFDAPVMVDNNTRLAALAEAINRPDAVDNLIYLRLSDGVGGGLVVAGRLVTGSRGFAGELGHVTANPSGAACRCGKRGCLETIASVPAILRACADTGADVATIDDLAAAVAMGDPAVDAVLREVGSAIGRVLGAAAMTLNPREVVIGGEIVRIAPVLVEQAAATLRYELYSIPSDQPHIVRAAQLRDSDGALGAIAAIFHQSPLLAGYPDPAASAETAPQRRSAQ; this is translated from the coding sequence ATGTCGACGACGACCGGAGTCCACGCCCTCGTGAGGCGGACCCACGAGGAGCGGGTGCTCGCCGCCCTGCGCACCCACGGAGCCCTCAGCCGCGGCGAGCTCGCGCGGCAGGTCGGGCTCAGCCGCACGACCCTCTCCGAGATCACCGCCCAGCTGCTGCAGCGCGGCGCCATCATCGTCGCCGACACCGACGCCGCCACCCGCGCCGGCAGCGGGCGCCCCGCCGAGCGCCTCGCCCTGGACCCCGACTCGGGCCAGTTCCTCGGCGTCGACTTCGGGCACCGGCGCGTGCACGTGGCCGTGGCGGACGCCTCGCACGAGGTCGTCGCGCAGGGCGTCGAGCGGTACGCGGACGACACCCCGTGGGCCGACCGGCTCGAGATCGCCTTCGCGGTCATCGACCGCATCAGCCGGGAGACCGGGGTGCACTACGGCGCACTGCAGTCGGTCGGAATCGGCGTGCCGGGTCCCTACACGGGGGCGGCCGCCGGCGCCCCCGCGGTGAACTGGAAGGCCAGGCTCGCGCCCGAGGGCGTGGAGACCGCGTTCGCCGAGCGGTTCGACGCGCCCGTCATGGTCGACAACAACACGCGGCTCGCGGCGCTCGCCGAGGCCATCAACCGGCCCGACGCCGTCGACAACCTCATCTACCTCCGCCTCTCCGACGGCGTCGGCGGCGGGCTCGTCGTCGCCGGGCGGCTCGTGACCGGCTCGCGCGGCTTCGCGGGCGAGCTCGGGCACGTGACCGCGAACCCGTCGGGCGCCGCCTGCCGATGCGGCAAGCGCGGTTGCCTCGAGACCATCGCCTCGGTGCCCGCGATCCTCCGCGCCTGCGCCGACACCGGAGCCGACGTGGCGACCATCGACGACCTGGCCGCGGCCGTCGCCATGGGCGACCCGGCCGTCGACGCCGTGCTCCGCGAGGTCGGCTCCGCGATCGGGCGGGTGCTCGGCGCCGCGGCCATGACGCTGAACCCGCGCGAGGTGGTGATCGGCGGCGAGATCGTGCGCATCGCGCCCGTGCTCGTCGAGCAGGCCGCCGCGACCCTCCGCTACGAGCTCTACTCGATCCCGTCCGACCAGCCGCACATCGTGCGCGCCGCCCAGCTGCGCGACAGCGACGGCGCCCTCGGTGCGATCGCGGCGATCTTCCACCAGTCCCCCCTGCTCGCCGGATACCCCGACCCCGCGGCATCCGCTGAGACCGCACCGCAGCGAAGGAGCGCACAGTGA